The genomic region ATACATCGTTTGCTAAATTCCGGCGCGTTATATACAGGAATTACTACATCAATCGTAAGAGCCGTGAGCGTACTCATTAGTCAAAAGACGATCGATCAAACCCTGCCAAAAATCAGATAAGTTTCACCCCAGTTTCGGGATGGCCTGCGAATCACTTCGAGACCTGCCTGTTGCATAATCGCAGTGGCTTTGTCCTGTTCGGCATTGGTGCCCAATTCAATAATCACGGATTTCAGCGCGGCGTTTCTCAGAACAGCGGATGCACCTTCCAGAATGGAAATTTCTATTCCATCCACATCGATTTTCATATAATTGGGATATGGAAATCCCCATTGCCCGCATAGATCATCCAAGGTCACTCCAAACATTCCTTGGGTGTGAGTTGCCGACATTTTCATGTTTTCCAGATCTTCATGTCCGAATTGAGACCGATTCCCTCCCGGAATGAATTTAGGAATATGCAACTTGGAAAACTCACTGCGACCCGATACCGCGACACAATAGGATAAAATACGATTCCCTAAATTATTCAGGTAAATATTCTTGTTGAGTGCATAGTAGTTATTGCTTTGCGGTTCAAAAGAAAATACTTGCACGGCAGGCCCGTATTTTTTTGCCGGATAAAGTGAATATTGACCAATATTAGCGCCAATGTCGAAATAGCACGAACCCGATTCGAAGCTATCCAACCAATCTAGTGTATCGGGTTCTTTATTCGAATACGTTTTAGCTCGGTTAAGTGTGCGCAAGTGATCAACCGAAATTAAAATCCGCTGATCCCTCACACGCACATCGGTATAGCCTCCCTTCAGTTTATAGGCTGCCACGATCAATTCGTTGAATATATCCTTAGCCCGCATCTTATCCCCTCATGGATTAATCAATCATGATCCTTGCATGACAGGCAGCCTCCCGGTACTTTGGTTCAGCTCGCCAATTGCTCAAGCAATGACACATAACGAGGTAGCACATTGGCATCCGGATAATCCAACATTTCTTTCAAGAAGCGCTGTCGATGTTCTTCTACATAGAAAGAATCAAATCCGTTAGCAAGAAAATAATCAATTTTTTCGTATACATCGTCGCGGCATTTCAACTCCGTTTCCGGCATGTAATAAGCCACAGCAGAACGGGCAGCAATTAAATAATCAGCCGCCAGAACCGGTTTCTTCGTCCTAACCGCTTCAAATACCACGGAAGTGGCCAGATCAATAATGACATCAGCCCAGTTCATCAAATGCACCGAATGCGCATCATCACCGGCAACCCTGACATTCGGCAATTTCTTGATTGAACTGTCTTTGGTCAATGATTGCTTCCACCCGCTGCGCGTATGTGGTTTGATGATCAACTCGACATCAGGAAATCCAGCCAGCATATGCACCACTTCCCCCACTTCTTCCCAGAACGTCGTAAAGTTGGCTTTGCGCAGGAACATAACTATCTTGAGCTTACTATCAGATCGAATCAGTGGCGAAGGTGGCATCAATCCGGACAATACTTTGAGCCATGCCTCGCAATATCGGGGGGAACCCAACACAGCAAGCTGGCTTTCTGTCATAAACGGACGAAAACGTACAGCACACAGTTCATTGGGCACCACCACCTTGTCGAATATCGTAGCCGCCGAGAATGTCGCATCCGGTTCAACCCTGCGCTCGCCACGACGAATCAATTGACTGGCATGCGGACTATCGCCATGCGGCAACGACACCGTTCCCAATCCGCGTTCCTTTGCCATGGCGATTACAACTTCGACCCATTCCACGCAAATTACCGAGTTACGTTCGACCCAATCAAAAGCGACCAC from Nitrosomonas ureae harbors:
- a CDS encoding FkbM family methyltransferase, with protein sequence MRAKDIFNELIVAAYKLKGGYTDVRVRDQRILISVDHLRTLNRAKTYSNKEPDTLDWLDSFESGSCYFDIGANIGQYSLYPAKKYGPAVQVFSFEPQSNNYYALNKNIYLNNLGNRILSYCVAVSGRSEFSKLHIPKFIPGGNRSQFGHEDLENMKMSATHTQGMFGVTLDDLCGQWGFPYPNYMKIDVDGIEISILEGASAVLRNAALKSVIIELGTNAEQDKATAIMQQAGLEVIRRPSRNWGETYLIFGRV